In the genome of Drosophila yakuba strain Tai18E2 chromosome 3R, Prin_Dyak_Tai18E2_2.1, whole genome shotgun sequence, one region contains:
- the LOC6537530 gene encoding protein jagunal, protein MATRGGPIVAGTDGTDFEFRQRVAGTYQISLLNKSRLKYCIFFHALLFFVMLAKLTSDILDRLDIFVLEIEELEVPPPLWWEYVWAASLLTSFLGLSAARANKVREMQKYMIAILLFAILPLFYCFAYYFSDVWEFATLDKSVELDETDIFVWRGYPYGVFWYAFCFVGFQVHGFTLYFAYNLVKAWKARTATRKFQ, encoded by the exons ATGGCAACGCGCGGCGGACCAATAGTCGCGGGCACCGATGGCACCGACTTCGAGTTCAGGCAGCGCGTAGCTGGCACATATCAAATTAG CCTGCTAAACAAGTCCAGGTTGAAGTACTGCATATTCTTTCACGCCCTGCTCTTCTTCGTGATGCTGGCCAAGCTAACGTCGGACATCCTTGACCGCCTAGATATCTTTGTGCTCGAGATCGAGGAGCTGGAGGTCCCACCGCCCCTGTGGTGGGAGTACGTGTGGGCCGCGTCGTTGCTCACATCCTTCCTGGGGCTTTCGGCCGCAAGGGCCAACAAGGTGCGCGAAATGCAAAAGTATATGATTGCCATCCTGCTATTCGCCATCCTGCCGCTCTTCTACTGCTTCGCCTACTACTTCTCTGACGTGTGGGAGTTCGCCACGCTGGACAAGTCGGTAGAGCTGGACGAGACTGACATCTTTGTGTGGCGC GGCTATCCGTACGGTGTGTTCTGGTACGCCTTTTGCTTTGTGGGCTTCCAGGTGCACGGGTTTACGCTGTACTTCGCCTACAATCTGGTCAAGGCCTGGAAGGCCAGAACTGCCACGCGCAAGTTCCAGTAA
- the LOC6537531 gene encoding katanin p60 ATPase-containing subunit A1 isoform X5 has product MRGEEATYRRTTREKIVLRGNTTIRTVDSTSTYLPVMSPAGSSTPPTSLSHMARMMDSLILDSLSPFAFTKITATSRPSRNASLKKSSDGGHSSTAERHRPINNLGSNAPGGLGIGGSIPLRSKQRLPTQEVAPQPRASQTAQMPFPSQQQDNRWVSSLRRRDPELQPTLPSINSNANSSSLSQSHHGSAGNVGLAGAGAGAPTPTVSMGAVRLGRPARASAVTAALRKSRSVERLRARKLSTNTQLNLKHKPVKKNSLDENSNSDDQDATTSLEDNSHAQSLATSHNTPKCSPKTKAKHFSPLGYEVHLVDTLEKDILQRHPCIKWTDVAGLNEAKTILQEAVVLPVIMPEFFKGIRRPWRGVLMVGPPGTGKTMLAKAVATECGTTFFNVSSSTLTSKYRGESEKLVRLLFEMARFYAPSTIFIDEIDALCASRGSDSEHEASRRFKAELLIQMDGLNASMQEEKVIMVLAATNHPWDIDEAFRRRFEKRIYIPLPNEDTRSALLKLCLKDVCLSPSLNTGMIGDELQGYSGSDISNVCRDASMMAMRRLISGRTPDQIKQIRREEVDQPITLQDFQDARLRTKKSVSADDVARFEKWMEEYGSC; this is encoded by the exons ATGCGGGGCGAGGAGGCGACCTACAGGCGCACGACGCGCGAGAAGATTGTGCTGCGAGGGAATACAACCATCCGCACCGTGGACTCCACTTCCACATACCTGCCCGTGATGAGTCCTGCGGG CTCATCCACACCTCCGACAAGCCTTTCGCACATGGCCCGGATGATGGACTCCTTGATCCTGGACTCGCTGTCCCCATTTGCCTTCACAAAGATCACGGCCACCAGTCGACCATCTCGTAACGCCAGCTTAAAGAAGAGCTCGGATGGCGGACACTCCTCGACAGCGGAGCGCCACCGGCCTATCAACAACCTGGGCTCGAATGCACCCGGAGGATTGGGCATTGGGGGAAGTATCCCCTTGCGCAGCAAGCAGCGGCTACCCACGCAAG AAGTGGCACCACAACCCCGAGCCAGTCAGACGGCCCAGATGCCATTTCCATCGCAGCAGCAGGATAATCGATGGGTGTCCTCCCTGCGCCGTCGTGATCCCGAGCTGCAGCCCACACTACCCTCCATCAACAGCAATGCGAACAGCAGCAGCCTAAGCCAGAGTCACCACGGTAGTGCCGGCAACGTGGGATTggcgggagcaggagcaggagcaccTACACCGACCGTCAGCATGGGCGCGGTTCGCCTGGGGCGTCCTGCAAGGGCATCCGCCGTGACCGCTGCCTTACGGAAAAGCCGATCCGTGGAGCGCCTCCGGGCCAGAAAGCTGAGCACGAACACACAGCTTAACTTGAAGCACAAGCCTGTGAAGAAGAACTCGCTGGACGAAAACTCAAACTCGGATGACCAAGACGCCACTACATCGCTGGAGGACAACTCGCATGCCCAGTCCCTAGCCACCAGTCACAACACTCCCAAGTGCTCGCCCAAGACCAAGGCCAAGCACTTCTCGCCCTTGGGCTATGAGGTCCATCTGGTGGACACCCTGGAAAAGGACATCCTGCAGCGGCATCCGTGCATCAAGTGGACTGATGTGGCTGGGCTCAATGAGGCCAAGACAATACTCCAG GAAGCAGTGGTGCTGCCGGTAATCATGCCGGAGTTCTTCAAGGGAATCCGCCGACCGTGGCGTGGAGTTTTGATGGTCGGTCCGCCGGGAACGGGCAAAACAATGCTGGCCAAGGCGGTGGCCACAGAATGTGGAACAACCTTCTTTAACGTGTCGTCCTCCACCCTTACCTCCAAGTACCGTGGAGAGAGCGAGAAGCTGGTCCGGCTCCTGTTCGAGATGGCTCGCTTTTATGCGCCCAGCACCATTTTTATCGACGAGATCGACGCCCTATGCGCCTCCAGGGGCAGTGACTCGGAGCACGAGGCCAGTCGCCGGTTCAAGGCCGAGCTGCTCATCCAAATGGACGGACTAAATGCGAGCATGCAGGAGGAGAAGGTGATCATGGTGCTGGCGGCCACCAATCACCCGTGGGACATCGATGAGGCCTTCCGAAGACGTTTTGAAAAGCGCATCTATATTCCTCTACCAAACG AGGACACCAGATCGGCTCTGCTGAAGCTATGTCTGAAGGACGTATGCTTGTCGCCCAGTCTGAACACGGGAATGATCGGCGACGAATTGCAGGGCTACTCGGGGTCGGACATAAGTAACGTGTGCCGTGACGCCTCCATGATGGCCATGCGGCGCCTCATTTCGGGACGCACTCCCGATCAGATTAAGCAGATACGCCGCGAGGAGGTGGATCAGCCGATTACTTTGCAGGACTTCCAGGACGCCCGTCTGCGCACCAAGAAGTCCGTGTCCGCCGACGACGTTGCACGCTTCGAAAAGTGGATGGAGGAATATGGGTCTTGCTAG
- the LOC6537531 gene encoding katanin p60 ATPase-containing subunit A1 isoform X4 yields the protein MRGEEATYRRTTREKIVLRGNTTIRTVDSTSTYLPVMSPAGSSTPPTSLSHMARMMDSLILDSLSPFAFTKITATSRPSRNASLKKSSDGGHSSTAERHRPINNLGSNAPGGLGIGGSIPLRSKQRLPTQVSAAEVAPQPRASQTAQMPFPSQQQDNRWVSSLRRRDPELQPTLPSINSNANSSSLSQSHHGSAGNVGLAGAGAGAPTPTVSMGAVRLGRPARASAVTAALRKSRSVERLRARKLSTNTQLNLKHKPVKKNSLDENSNSDDQDATTSLEDNSHAQSLATSHNTPKCSPKTKAKHFSPLGYEVHLVDTLEKDILQRHPCIKWTDVAGLNEAKTILQEAVVLPVIMPEFFKGIRRPWRGVLMVGPPGTGKTMLAKAVATECGTTFFNVSSSTLTSKYRGESEKLVRLLFEMARFYAPSTIFIDEIDALCASRGSDSEHEASRRFKAELLIQMDGLNASMQEEKVIMVLAATNHPWDIDEAFRRRFEKRIYIPLPNEDTRSALLKLCLKDVCLSPSLNTGMIGDELQGYSGSDISNVCRDASMMAMRRLISGRTPDQIKQIRREEVDQPITLQDFQDARLRTKKSVSADDVARFEKWMEEYGSC from the exons ATGCGGGGCGAGGAGGCGACCTACAGGCGCACGACGCGCGAGAAGATTGTGCTGCGAGGGAATACAACCATCCGCACCGTGGACTCCACTTCCACATACCTGCCCGTGATGAGTCCTGCGGG CTCATCCACACCTCCGACAAGCCTTTCGCACATGGCCCGGATGATGGACTCCTTGATCCTGGACTCGCTGTCCCCATTTGCCTTCACAAAGATCACGGCCACCAGTCGACCATCTCGTAACGCCAGCTTAAAGAAGAGCTCGGATGGCGGACACTCCTCGACAGCGGAGCGCCACCGGCCTATCAACAACCTGGGCTCGAATGCACCCGGAGGATTGGGCATTGGGGGAAGTATCCCCTTGCGCAGCAAGCAGCGGCTACCCACGCAAG TCTCCGCAGCAGAAGTGGCACCACAACCCCGAGCCAGTCAGACGGCCCAGATGCCATTTCCATCGCAGCAGCAGGATAATCGATGGGTGTCCTCCCTGCGCCGTCGTGATCCCGAGCTGCAGCCCACACTACCCTCCATCAACAGCAATGCGAACAGCAGCAGCCTAAGCCAGAGTCACCACGGTAGTGCCGGCAACGTGGGATTggcgggagcaggagcaggagcaccTACACCGACCGTCAGCATGGGCGCGGTTCGCCTGGGGCGTCCTGCAAGGGCATCCGCCGTGACCGCTGCCTTACGGAAAAGCCGATCCGTGGAGCGCCTCCGGGCCAGAAAGCTGAGCACGAACACACAGCTTAACTTGAAGCACAAGCCTGTGAAGAAGAACTCGCTGGACGAAAACTCAAACTCGGATGACCAAGACGCCACTACATCGCTGGAGGACAACTCGCATGCCCAGTCCCTAGCCACCAGTCACAACACTCCCAAGTGCTCGCCCAAGACCAAGGCCAAGCACTTCTCGCCCTTGGGCTATGAGGTCCATCTGGTGGACACCCTGGAAAAGGACATCCTGCAGCGGCATCCGTGCATCAAGTGGACTGATGTGGCTGGGCTCAATGAGGCCAAGACAATACTCCAG GAAGCAGTGGTGCTGCCGGTAATCATGCCGGAGTTCTTCAAGGGAATCCGCCGACCGTGGCGTGGAGTTTTGATGGTCGGTCCGCCGGGAACGGGCAAAACAATGCTGGCCAAGGCGGTGGCCACAGAATGTGGAACAACCTTCTTTAACGTGTCGTCCTCCACCCTTACCTCCAAGTACCGTGGAGAGAGCGAGAAGCTGGTCCGGCTCCTGTTCGAGATGGCTCGCTTTTATGCGCCCAGCACCATTTTTATCGACGAGATCGACGCCCTATGCGCCTCCAGGGGCAGTGACTCGGAGCACGAGGCCAGTCGCCGGTTCAAGGCCGAGCTGCTCATCCAAATGGACGGACTAAATGCGAGCATGCAGGAGGAGAAGGTGATCATGGTGCTGGCGGCCACCAATCACCCGTGGGACATCGATGAGGCCTTCCGAAGACGTTTTGAAAAGCGCATCTATATTCCTCTACCAAACG AGGACACCAGATCGGCTCTGCTGAAGCTATGTCTGAAGGACGTATGCTTGTCGCCCAGTCTGAACACGGGAATGATCGGCGACGAATTGCAGGGCTACTCGGGGTCGGACATAAGTAACGTGTGCCGTGACGCCTCCATGATGGCCATGCGGCGCCTCATTTCGGGACGCACTCCCGATCAGATTAAGCAGATACGCCGCGAGGAGGTGGATCAGCCGATTACTTTGCAGGACTTCCAGGACGCCCGTCTGCGCACCAAGAAGTCCGTGTCCGCCGACGACGTTGCACGCTTCGAAAAGTGGATGGAGGAATATGGGTCTTGCTAG
- the LOC6537531 gene encoding katanin p60 ATPase-containing subunit A1 isoform X3 has product MFNTSAQNWFGMSQTPVDASGGVAQLLNNNSSLYNQQQPQAAHSFMRQRSLTNSNPAMERSNALATRPQSPPNVQVEYEVAVPFVSTYRHTPYHSLWDLHQCSSTPPTSLSHMARMMDSLILDSLSPFAFTKITATSRPSRNASLKKSSDGGHSSTAERHRPINNLGSNAPGGLGIGGSIPLRSKQRLPTQEVAPQPRASQTAQMPFPSQQQDNRWVSSLRRRDPELQPTLPSINSNANSSSLSQSHHGSAGNVGLAGAGAGAPTPTVSMGAVRLGRPARASAVTAALRKSRSVERLRARKLSTNTQLNLKHKPVKKNSLDENSNSDDQDATTSLEDNSHAQSLATSHNTPKCSPKTKAKHFSPLGYEVHLVDTLEKDILQRHPCIKWTDVAGLNEAKTILQEAVVLPVIMPEFFKGIRRPWRGVLMVGPPGTGKTMLAKAVATECGTTFFNVSSSTLTSKYRGESEKLVRLLFEMARFYAPSTIFIDEIDALCASRGSDSEHEASRRFKAELLIQMDGLNASMQEEKVIMVLAATNHPWDIDEAFRRRFEKRIYIPLPNEDTRSALLKLCLKDVCLSPSLNTGMIGDELQGYSGSDISNVCRDASMMAMRRLISGRTPDQIKQIRREEVDQPITLQDFQDARLRTKKSVSADDVARFEKWMEEYGSC; this is encoded by the exons ATGTTTAACACCAGTGCCCAGAATTGGTTCGGCATGAGCCAGACACCCGTGGATGCGAGCGGCGGAGTGGCCCAGTTGCTCAACAACAATTCGAGTCTCTacaatcagcagcagccgcaggcGGCACATTCCTTCATGCGTCAGCGATCGCTGACCAATTCCAATCCCGCCATGGAGCGCTCAAACGCCTTAGCCACGCGGCCCCAGTCCCCGCCCAACGTCCAGGTGGAGTACGAGGTGGCGGTACCCTTTGTATCTACCTACCGGCACACCCCGTACCACTCGCTCTGGGATCTGCACCAGTG CTCATCCACACCTCCGACAAGCCTTTCGCACATGGCCCGGATGATGGACTCCTTGATCCTGGACTCGCTGTCCCCATTTGCCTTCACAAAGATCACGGCCACCAGTCGACCATCTCGTAACGCCAGCTTAAAGAAGAGCTCGGATGGCGGACACTCCTCGACAGCGGAGCGCCACCGGCCTATCAACAACCTGGGCTCGAATGCACCCGGAGGATTGGGCATTGGGGGAAGTATCCCCTTGCGCAGCAAGCAGCGGCTACCCACGCAAG AAGTGGCACCACAACCCCGAGCCAGTCAGACGGCCCAGATGCCATTTCCATCGCAGCAGCAGGATAATCGATGGGTGTCCTCCCTGCGCCGTCGTGATCCCGAGCTGCAGCCCACACTACCCTCCATCAACAGCAATGCGAACAGCAGCAGCCTAAGCCAGAGTCACCACGGTAGTGCCGGCAACGTGGGATTggcgggagcaggagcaggagcaccTACACCGACCGTCAGCATGGGCGCGGTTCGCCTGGGGCGTCCTGCAAGGGCATCCGCCGTGACCGCTGCCTTACGGAAAAGCCGATCCGTGGAGCGCCTCCGGGCCAGAAAGCTGAGCACGAACACACAGCTTAACTTGAAGCACAAGCCTGTGAAGAAGAACTCGCTGGACGAAAACTCAAACTCGGATGACCAAGACGCCACTACATCGCTGGAGGACAACTCGCATGCCCAGTCCCTAGCCACCAGTCACAACACTCCCAAGTGCTCGCCCAAGACCAAGGCCAAGCACTTCTCGCCCTTGGGCTATGAGGTCCATCTGGTGGACACCCTGGAAAAGGACATCCTGCAGCGGCATCCGTGCATCAAGTGGACTGATGTGGCTGGGCTCAATGAGGCCAAGACAATACTCCAG GAAGCAGTGGTGCTGCCGGTAATCATGCCGGAGTTCTTCAAGGGAATCCGCCGACCGTGGCGTGGAGTTTTGATGGTCGGTCCGCCGGGAACGGGCAAAACAATGCTGGCCAAGGCGGTGGCCACAGAATGTGGAACAACCTTCTTTAACGTGTCGTCCTCCACCCTTACCTCCAAGTACCGTGGAGAGAGCGAGAAGCTGGTCCGGCTCCTGTTCGAGATGGCTCGCTTTTATGCGCCCAGCACCATTTTTATCGACGAGATCGACGCCCTATGCGCCTCCAGGGGCAGTGACTCGGAGCACGAGGCCAGTCGCCGGTTCAAGGCCGAGCTGCTCATCCAAATGGACGGACTAAATGCGAGCATGCAGGAGGAGAAGGTGATCATGGTGCTGGCGGCCACCAATCACCCGTGGGACATCGATGAGGCCTTCCGAAGACGTTTTGAAAAGCGCATCTATATTCCTCTACCAAACG AGGACACCAGATCGGCTCTGCTGAAGCTATGTCTGAAGGACGTATGCTTGTCGCCCAGTCTGAACACGGGAATGATCGGCGACGAATTGCAGGGCTACTCGGGGTCGGACATAAGTAACGTGTGCCGTGACGCCTCCATGATGGCCATGCGGCGCCTCATTTCGGGACGCACTCCCGATCAGATTAAGCAGATACGCCGCGAGGAGGTGGATCAGCCGATTACTTTGCAGGACTTCCAGGACGCCCGTCTGCGCACCAAGAAGTCCGTGTCCGCCGACGACGTTGCACGCTTCGAAAAGTGGATGGAGGAATATGGGTCTTGCTAG
- the LOC6537531 gene encoding katanin p60 ATPase-containing subunit A1 isoform X1 translates to MFNTSAQNWFGMSQTPVDASGGVAQLLNNNSSLYNQQQPQAAHSFMRQRSLTNSNPAMERSNALATRPQSPPNVQVEYEVAVPFVSTYRHTPYHSLWDLHQCSSTPPTSLSHMARMMDSLILDSLSPFAFTKITATSRPSRNASLKKSSDGGHSSTAERHRPINNLGSNAPGGLGIGGSIPLRSKQRLPTQVSAAEVAPQPRASQTAQMPFPSQQQDNRWVSSLRRRDPELQPTLPSINSNANSSSLSQSHHGSAGNVGLAGAGAGAPTPTVSMGAVRLGRPARASAVTAALRKSRSVERLRARKLSTNTQLNLKHKPVKKNSLDENSNSDDQDATTSLEDNSHAQSLATSHNTPKCSPKTKAKHFSPLGYEVHLVDTLEKDILQRHPCIKWTDVAGLNEAKTILQEAVVLPVIMPEFFKGIRRPWRGVLMVGPPGTGKTMLAKAVATECGTTFFNVSSSTLTSKYRGESEKLVRLLFEMARFYAPSTIFIDEIDALCASRGSDSEHEASRRFKAELLIQMDGLNASMQEEKVIMVLAATNHPWDIDEAFRRRFEKRIYIPLPNEDTRSALLKLCLKDVCLSPSLNTGMIGDELQGYSGSDISNVCRDASMMAMRRLISGRTPDQIKQIRREEVDQPITLQDFQDARLRTKKSVSADDVARFEKWMEEYGSC, encoded by the exons ATGTTTAACACCAGTGCCCAGAATTGGTTCGGCATGAGCCAGACACCCGTGGATGCGAGCGGCGGAGTGGCCCAGTTGCTCAACAACAATTCGAGTCTCTacaatcagcagcagccgcaggcGGCACATTCCTTCATGCGTCAGCGATCGCTGACCAATTCCAATCCCGCCATGGAGCGCTCAAACGCCTTAGCCACGCGGCCCCAGTCCCCGCCCAACGTCCAGGTGGAGTACGAGGTGGCGGTACCCTTTGTATCTACCTACCGGCACACCCCGTACCACTCGCTCTGGGATCTGCACCAGTG CTCATCCACACCTCCGACAAGCCTTTCGCACATGGCCCGGATGATGGACTCCTTGATCCTGGACTCGCTGTCCCCATTTGCCTTCACAAAGATCACGGCCACCAGTCGACCATCTCGTAACGCCAGCTTAAAGAAGAGCTCGGATGGCGGACACTCCTCGACAGCGGAGCGCCACCGGCCTATCAACAACCTGGGCTCGAATGCACCCGGAGGATTGGGCATTGGGGGAAGTATCCCCTTGCGCAGCAAGCAGCGGCTACCCACGCAAG TCTCCGCAGCAGAAGTGGCACCACAACCCCGAGCCAGTCAGACGGCCCAGATGCCATTTCCATCGCAGCAGCAGGATAATCGATGGGTGTCCTCCCTGCGCCGTCGTGATCCCGAGCTGCAGCCCACACTACCCTCCATCAACAGCAATGCGAACAGCAGCAGCCTAAGCCAGAGTCACCACGGTAGTGCCGGCAACGTGGGATTggcgggagcaggagcaggagcaccTACACCGACCGTCAGCATGGGCGCGGTTCGCCTGGGGCGTCCTGCAAGGGCATCCGCCGTGACCGCTGCCTTACGGAAAAGCCGATCCGTGGAGCGCCTCCGGGCCAGAAAGCTGAGCACGAACACACAGCTTAACTTGAAGCACAAGCCTGTGAAGAAGAACTCGCTGGACGAAAACTCAAACTCGGATGACCAAGACGCCACTACATCGCTGGAGGACAACTCGCATGCCCAGTCCCTAGCCACCAGTCACAACACTCCCAAGTGCTCGCCCAAGACCAAGGCCAAGCACTTCTCGCCCTTGGGCTATGAGGTCCATCTGGTGGACACCCTGGAAAAGGACATCCTGCAGCGGCATCCGTGCATCAAGTGGACTGATGTGGCTGGGCTCAATGAGGCCAAGACAATACTCCAG GAAGCAGTGGTGCTGCCGGTAATCATGCCGGAGTTCTTCAAGGGAATCCGCCGACCGTGGCGTGGAGTTTTGATGGTCGGTCCGCCGGGAACGGGCAAAACAATGCTGGCCAAGGCGGTGGCCACAGAATGTGGAACAACCTTCTTTAACGTGTCGTCCTCCACCCTTACCTCCAAGTACCGTGGAGAGAGCGAGAAGCTGGTCCGGCTCCTGTTCGAGATGGCTCGCTTTTATGCGCCCAGCACCATTTTTATCGACGAGATCGACGCCCTATGCGCCTCCAGGGGCAGTGACTCGGAGCACGAGGCCAGTCGCCGGTTCAAGGCCGAGCTGCTCATCCAAATGGACGGACTAAATGCGAGCATGCAGGAGGAGAAGGTGATCATGGTGCTGGCGGCCACCAATCACCCGTGGGACATCGATGAGGCCTTCCGAAGACGTTTTGAAAAGCGCATCTATATTCCTCTACCAAACG AGGACACCAGATCGGCTCTGCTGAAGCTATGTCTGAAGGACGTATGCTTGTCGCCCAGTCTGAACACGGGAATGATCGGCGACGAATTGCAGGGCTACTCGGGGTCGGACATAAGTAACGTGTGCCGTGACGCCTCCATGATGGCCATGCGGCGCCTCATTTCGGGACGCACTCCCGATCAGATTAAGCAGATACGCCGCGAGGAGGTGGATCAGCCGATTACTTTGCAGGACTTCCAGGACGCCCGTCTGCGCACCAAGAAGTCCGTGTCCGCCGACGACGTTGCACGCTTCGAAAAGTGGATGGAGGAATATGGGTCTTGCTAG
- the LOC6537531 gene encoding katanin p60 ATPase-containing subunit A1 isoform X2, with the protein MFNTSAQNWFGMSQTPVDASGGVAQLLNNNSSLYNQQQPQAAHSFMRQRSLTNSNPAMERSNALATRPQSPPNVQVEYEVAVPFVSTYRHTPYHSLWDLHQCSSTPPTSLSHMARMMDSLILDSLSPFAFTKITATSRPSRNASLKKSSDGGHSSTAERHRPINNLGSNAPGGLGIGGSIPLRSKQRLPTQAEVAPQPRASQTAQMPFPSQQQDNRWVSSLRRRDPELQPTLPSINSNANSSSLSQSHHGSAGNVGLAGAGAGAPTPTVSMGAVRLGRPARASAVTAALRKSRSVERLRARKLSTNTQLNLKHKPVKKNSLDENSNSDDQDATTSLEDNSHAQSLATSHNTPKCSPKTKAKHFSPLGYEVHLVDTLEKDILQRHPCIKWTDVAGLNEAKTILQEAVVLPVIMPEFFKGIRRPWRGVLMVGPPGTGKTMLAKAVATECGTTFFNVSSSTLTSKYRGESEKLVRLLFEMARFYAPSTIFIDEIDALCASRGSDSEHEASRRFKAELLIQMDGLNASMQEEKVIMVLAATNHPWDIDEAFRRRFEKRIYIPLPNEDTRSALLKLCLKDVCLSPSLNTGMIGDELQGYSGSDISNVCRDASMMAMRRLISGRTPDQIKQIRREEVDQPITLQDFQDARLRTKKSVSADDVARFEKWMEEYGSC; encoded by the exons ATGTTTAACACCAGTGCCCAGAATTGGTTCGGCATGAGCCAGACACCCGTGGATGCGAGCGGCGGAGTGGCCCAGTTGCTCAACAACAATTCGAGTCTCTacaatcagcagcagccgcaggcGGCACATTCCTTCATGCGTCAGCGATCGCTGACCAATTCCAATCCCGCCATGGAGCGCTCAAACGCCTTAGCCACGCGGCCCCAGTCCCCGCCCAACGTCCAGGTGGAGTACGAGGTGGCGGTACCCTTTGTATCTACCTACCGGCACACCCCGTACCACTCGCTCTGGGATCTGCACCAGTG CTCATCCACACCTCCGACAAGCCTTTCGCACATGGCCCGGATGATGGACTCCTTGATCCTGGACTCGCTGTCCCCATTTGCCTTCACAAAGATCACGGCCACCAGTCGACCATCTCGTAACGCCAGCTTAAAGAAGAGCTCGGATGGCGGACACTCCTCGACAGCGGAGCGCCACCGGCCTATCAACAACCTGGGCTCGAATGCACCCGGAGGATTGGGCATTGGGGGAAGTATCCCCTTGCGCAGCAAGCAGCGGCTACCCACGCAAG CAGAAGTGGCACCACAACCCCGAGCCAGTCAGACGGCCCAGATGCCATTTCCATCGCAGCAGCAGGATAATCGATGGGTGTCCTCCCTGCGCCGTCGTGATCCCGAGCTGCAGCCCACACTACCCTCCATCAACAGCAATGCGAACAGCAGCAGCCTAAGCCAGAGTCACCACGGTAGTGCCGGCAACGTGGGATTggcgggagcaggagcaggagcaccTACACCGACCGTCAGCATGGGCGCGGTTCGCCTGGGGCGTCCTGCAAGGGCATCCGCCGTGACCGCTGCCTTACGGAAAAGCCGATCCGTGGAGCGCCTCCGGGCCAGAAAGCTGAGCACGAACACACAGCTTAACTTGAAGCACAAGCCTGTGAAGAAGAACTCGCTGGACGAAAACTCAAACTCGGATGACCAAGACGCCACTACATCGCTGGAGGACAACTCGCATGCCCAGTCCCTAGCCACCAGTCACAACACTCCCAAGTGCTCGCCCAAGACCAAGGCCAAGCACTTCTCGCCCTTGGGCTATGAGGTCCATCTGGTGGACACCCTGGAAAAGGACATCCTGCAGCGGCATCCGTGCATCAAGTGGACTGATGTGGCTGGGCTCAATGAGGCCAAGACAATACTCCAG GAAGCAGTGGTGCTGCCGGTAATCATGCCGGAGTTCTTCAAGGGAATCCGCCGACCGTGGCGTGGAGTTTTGATGGTCGGTCCGCCGGGAACGGGCAAAACAATGCTGGCCAAGGCGGTGGCCACAGAATGTGGAACAACCTTCTTTAACGTGTCGTCCTCCACCCTTACCTCCAAGTACCGTGGAGAGAGCGAGAAGCTGGTCCGGCTCCTGTTCGAGATGGCTCGCTTTTATGCGCCCAGCACCATTTTTATCGACGAGATCGACGCCCTATGCGCCTCCAGGGGCAGTGACTCGGAGCACGAGGCCAGTCGCCGGTTCAAGGCCGAGCTGCTCATCCAAATGGACGGACTAAATGCGAGCATGCAGGAGGAGAAGGTGATCATGGTGCTGGCGGCCACCAATCACCCGTGGGACATCGATGAGGCCTTCCGAAGACGTTTTGAAAAGCGCATCTATATTCCTCTACCAAACG AGGACACCAGATCGGCTCTGCTGAAGCTATGTCTGAAGGACGTATGCTTGTCGCCCAGTCTGAACACGGGAATGATCGGCGACGAATTGCAGGGCTACTCGGGGTCGGACATAAGTAACGTGTGCCGTGACGCCTCCATGATGGCCATGCGGCGCCTCATTTCGGGACGCACTCCCGATCAGATTAAGCAGATACGCCGCGAGGAGGTGGATCAGCCGATTACTTTGCAGGACTTCCAGGACGCCCGTCTGCGCACCAAGAAGTCCGTGTCCGCCGACGACGTTGCACGCTTCGAAAAGTGGATGGAGGAATATGGGTCTTGCTAG